One Nicotiana sylvestris chromosome 12, ASM39365v2, whole genome shotgun sequence genomic window carries:
- the LOC104214587 gene encoding uncharacterized protein isoform X1, whose protein sequence is MATTSLKTPTTTLRPPSTAVSAYAVKPNCITFLSYSHRIREQTPLVPRRCRIHHSANAIAQLPHRLVEKFVVFASNGDATEAAQTETKEPEQEVQESEQEENVDGAAAEDAPDEGDNTATDETASFIATSLQLYRDALANNDDSKVAEIEISLKSIENEKIELQRKVASLTEELSSERDRVLRISADFDNFRKRTERERLSLVTNAQGEVVEKLLSVLDNFERAKMQIKVATEGEEKINNSYQSISKQFGEILGYLGVETVETVGKPFDPLLHEAIMREDSEEFEEGVVLEEYRKGFKLGDRLLRPSMVKVSAGPGPAKPETAEPKEEQNKVEEKNEEGTAETAGDEGTGEGGN, encoded by the exons ATGGCCACCACTTCTCTTAAAACTCCCACCACTACCTTGAGGCCGCCGTCGACCGCCGTCAGCGCCTACGCGGTGAAACCCAATTGTATCACTTTCTTATCCTACTCACACCGCATACGGGAGCAGACTCCACTAGTTCCCCGACGGTGTCGTATTCACCACTCCGCTAACGCAATTGCTCAGCTGCCGCACCGGTTGGTTGAGAAATTTGTAGTCTTTGCTTCAAATGGGGATGCTACTGAGGCCGCTCAAACTGAGACTAAGGAACCTGAGCAGGAGGTACAAGAATCCGAGCAGGAG GAGAATGTAGATGGTGCTGCTGCTGAAGATGCTCCGGATGAGGGTGACAACACAGCTACAGATGAAACTGCATCATTCATTGCAACTTCATTGCAGTTGTACAGAGATGCTTTAGCAAATAATGACGATTCAAAAGTTGCAGAGATAGAAATTTCCCTCAAGTCcatagaaaatgaaaaaattgaacttCAGAGAAAAGTAGCCTCCTTGACTGAAGAACTGTCAAGTGAGAGGGACCGGGTTCTTAGAATCAGCGCTGACTTCGACAATTTCCGTAAGAGAACAGAGAGAGAAAGACTTTCTCTTGTGACTAATGCACAAGGGGAAGTTGTCGAGAAACTTCTATCTGTTCTGGACAATTTTGAGAGAGCGAAAATGCAAATCAAGGTGGCAACAGAGGGAGAAGAGAAAATTAATAATAGTTATCAGAGCATTTCTAAACAATTTGGGGAAATCCTTGGATATCTTGGTGTTGAGACTGTGGAGACAGTTGGGAAGCCATTCGACCCTTTG cTGCACGAAGCTATAATGCGTGAGGATTCAGAAGAATTTGAAGAAGGTGTTGTATTAGAAGAATATCGCAAAGGTTTCAAACTTGGAGACAGACTCTTACGTCCTTCAATGGTGAAGGTGTCGGCTGGCCCTGGGCCGGCAAAGCCAGAGACAGCTGAGCCTAAAGAAGAGCAAAACAAAGTCGAGGAGAAGAATGAGGAAGGTACTGCTGAAACAGCAGGTGATGAAGGGACAGGTGAAGGAGGTAACTAA
- the LOC104214587 gene encoding uncharacterized protein isoform X2, with product MATTSLKTPTTTLRPPSTAVSAYAVKPNCITFLSYSHRIREQTPLVPRRCRIHHSANAIAQLPHRLVEKFVVFASNGDATEAAQTETKEPEQEVQESEQEENVDGAAAEDAPDEGDNTATDETASFIATSLQLYRDALANNDDSKVAEIEISLKSIENEKIELQRKVASLTEELSSERDRVLRISADFDNFRKRTERERLSLVTNAQGEVVEKLLSVLDNFERAKMQIKVATEGEEKINNSYQSISKQFGEILGYLGVETVETVGKPFDPLASSRVGSKFSRIIDELFQKLSNIYSVFRKTST from the exons ATGGCCACCACTTCTCTTAAAACTCCCACCACTACCTTGAGGCCGCCGTCGACCGCCGTCAGCGCCTACGCGGTGAAACCCAATTGTATCACTTTCTTATCCTACTCACACCGCATACGGGAGCAGACTCCACTAGTTCCCCGACGGTGTCGTATTCACCACTCCGCTAACGCAATTGCTCAGCTGCCGCACCGGTTGGTTGAGAAATTTGTAGTCTTTGCTTCAAATGGGGATGCTACTGAGGCCGCTCAAACTGAGACTAAGGAACCTGAGCAGGAGGTACAAGAATCCGAGCAGGAG GAGAATGTAGATGGTGCTGCTGCTGAAGATGCTCCGGATGAGGGTGACAACACAGCTACAGATGAAACTGCATCATTCATTGCAACTTCATTGCAGTTGTACAGAGATGCTTTAGCAAATAATGACGATTCAAAAGTTGCAGAGATAGAAATTTCCCTCAAGTCcatagaaaatgaaaaaattgaacttCAGAGAAAAGTAGCCTCCTTGACTGAAGAACTGTCAAGTGAGAGGGACCGGGTTCTTAGAATCAGCGCTGACTTCGACAATTTCCGTAAGAGAACAGAGAGAGAAAGACTTTCTCTTGTGACTAATGCACAAGGGGAAGTTGTCGAGAAACTTCTATCTGTTCTGGACAATTTTGAGAGAGCGAAAATGCAAATCAAGGTGGCAACAGAGGGAGAAGAGAAAATTAATAATAGTTATCAGAGCATTTCTAAACAATTTGGGGAAATCCTTGGATATCTTGGTGTTGAGACTGTGGAGACAGTTGGGAAGCCATTCGACCCTTTG GCCAGTTCCCGAGTTGGCTCAAAATTCAGTCGAATTATTGATGAACTTTTTCAAAAGCTGTCTAACATCTATTCGGTTTTTAGGAAGACCTCGACCTGA